Proteins encoded by one window of Natronomonas salsuginis:
- a CDS encoding NAD(P)/FAD-dependent oxidoreductase: MIGIVGGGLAGLAAAYRLRNAGRDVRVFEAGAEPGGLAATYETAGDRIEAYYHHLSKSEETIVELADELGIGDRIEWRVGENAYYVDGVAHPLDTPWEIAAYPYLSVYDKFRLAMLTLGIDVRGGRPRRDTYDDIETFEDVPIKQFLLEHATRGVYEYFFEPLLDAKFGERKKEVSAAWLLGRIKFRGERDLLRGEILGYVDGGFATFTDALVDTVGQEHIQTGTAVTDLSGPDGGQRSEGGAVGGPVESLTVEPANGRSSAVETHDVDAVVVATMPDVLESLTGYRCEIDFQGSICALVTMDEPLLDTYWLNLADEAPFGALIEHTNFVPPERYGGEHLLYVASYVQGPDDALWARDDDEIETMWLDGIESLFPEFDRGAVTDVRIARNAKTAPVYERGYLDMVVPYDLADAGHPGVYYAGMASRAQYPERSLNGAVEAGYAAAARILDR; this comes from the coding sequence ATGATCGGCATCGTCGGCGGTGGACTCGCCGGACTGGCCGCCGCCTACCGGCTTCGGAACGCGGGGCGCGATGTTCGCGTCTTCGAGGCCGGGGCCGAACCCGGAGGGCTCGCGGCGACCTACGAGACCGCCGGCGATCGGATCGAGGCGTACTACCACCACCTCTCGAAGTCCGAGGAAACGATCGTCGAGTTGGCGGACGAACTCGGGATCGGTGACCGGATCGAGTGGCGAGTCGGCGAGAACGCCTACTACGTCGACGGCGTTGCCCACCCACTCGATACGCCCTGGGAGATCGCGGCGTATCCGTATCTTTCGGTCTACGACAAGTTTCGACTCGCGATGTTGACGCTCGGGATCGACGTTCGGGGCGGCCGTCCCCGCCGGGACACCTACGACGACATCGAGACGTTCGAGGACGTCCCGATCAAACAGTTCCTTCTCGAACACGCCACGCGCGGCGTCTACGAGTACTTCTTCGAGCCGCTGTTGGATGCCAAGTTCGGCGAGCGCAAGAAAGAGGTTTCGGCGGCGTGGCTGCTCGGACGGATCAAGTTCCGCGGCGAGCGCGACCTCCTCCGCGGCGAGATTCTCGGCTACGTCGACGGCGGGTTCGCCACGTTCACCGACGCGCTCGTCGACACCGTCGGCCAGGAGCACATCCAAACCGGGACCGCCGTGACGGACCTCTCGGGGCCGGACGGCGGACAACGCAGCGAGGGCGGAGCGGTGGGCGGCCCCGTCGAGTCGCTGACGGTCGAACCCGCCAACGGTCGATCCTCCGCCGTCGAAACGCACGACGTCGACGCCGTCGTCGTCGCGACGATGCCGGACGTGCTCGAATCGCTCACCGGCTACCGGTGCGAGATCGACTTTCAGGGGTCGATCTGCGCGCTTGTCACGATGGACGAACCGCTGTTGGACACCTACTGGCTAAACCTCGCCGACGAGGCCCCTTTCGGCGCGCTCATCGAGCACACGAACTTCGTGCCGCCGGAGCGCTACGGCGGCGAACACCTCCTGTACGTCGCGAGCTACGTGCAGGGGCCCGACGATGCCCTCTGGGCGCGAGACGACGACGAGATCGAGACGATGTGGCTCGACGGCATCGAATCGCTGTTTCCCGAGTTCGACCGCGGGGCAGTTACCGACGTGCGCATCGCCCGCAACGCGAAGACGGCTCCCGTCTACGAGCGCGGCTACCTCGACATGGTCGTCCCCTACGACCTCGCCGACGCGGGACACCCGGGAGTCTACTACGCCGGGATGGCCTCGCGCGCCCAGTACCCAGAACGGAGCCTCAACGGCGCGGTCGAGGCGGGGTATGCGGCGGC
- the katG gene encoding catalase/peroxidase HPI, with protein MAESNQDWWPNQLNLRILDQNARDVGPMGEGFNYAEEFQELDLDEVKGDIEAVLKDSQDWWPADYGHYGPLIIRMAWHSAGTYRTADGRGGAAGGRQRFAPLNSWPDNVNLDKARRVLWPVKQKYGRKLSWADLLVLSGNVALESMGFETYGFAGGREDAFDSDEGVDWGPEEEMMGDERHDEEGNLEGDLAADHMGLIYVNPEGPGGDPNPEESAKYIRQSFERMAMNDEETVALIAGGHEFGKVHGAAPDDNLGPDPEEAPVEMQGMGWDNEFGSGKGDDTITSGLEGPWTSSPITWDHEYLDNLFSYEWELDESPAGAYQWTPVDEEAQDAAPAAHDPEGRQTPMMLTTDIALKADPDYREIAERFHENPEELEEAFAKAWFKLIHRDMGPSERFLGPEVPEEEFLWQDPIPDVDHELIGDEEVAELKSEILSSELSVSQLVKTAWASASTYRDSDKRGGANGARLRLEPQRSWDVNEPEQLATVLSTLEDVQAAFNDSRSDDVRVSLADLIVLGGCAAVEQAAHDAGYDVSVPFEPGRTDASQEQTDVESFEWLEPDADGFRNYYTDSDAQDRSAEELLVDKADLLTLTAPEMTALVGGMRALGANYQDTDLGVFTDEPETLNNDFFETVLDMRYEWEAASDDEVVFELCDRETGEVEFTASRVDLLFGSNSRLRAIAEVYGAEDGEEQFVDDFVDAWSKVMRLDRFDLE; from the coding sequence ATGGCTGAGTCTAATCAAGACTGGTGGCCAAACCAGTTGAACCTGAGAATTCTCGATCAGAACGCCCGCGACGTCGGTCCGATGGGCGAGGGCTTCAACTACGCCGAGGAGTTCCAGGAGCTCGACCTCGACGAGGTGAAGGGGGACATCGAGGCGGTGTTGAAGGACTCTCAAGACTGGTGGCCGGCTGATTACGGCCACTACGGGCCGCTCATCATTCGGATGGCCTGGCACAGCGCGGGCACGTATCGTACTGCGGATGGCCGCGGCGGCGCAGCTGGCGGGAGACAGCGGTTCGCCCCGCTGAACAGTTGGCCCGACAACGTCAATCTCGACAAGGCCCGCCGCGTGCTCTGGCCGGTCAAACAAAAGTACGGCCGCAAGCTCTCGTGGGCCGACTTGCTGGTCCTGTCCGGAAACGTCGCCCTCGAATCGATGGGATTCGAAACGTACGGCTTCGCCGGCGGACGCGAGGACGCCTTCGATTCCGACGAGGGCGTCGACTGGGGGCCCGAAGAGGAGATGATGGGCGACGAGCGCCACGACGAGGAGGGCAACCTCGAAGGCGATCTCGCCGCCGACCACATGGGTCTGATCTACGTGAACCCCGAAGGCCCGGGAGGCGACCCGAACCCGGAGGAGTCCGCGAAGTACATCCGACAGTCGTTCGAGCGCATGGCGATGAACGACGAGGAAACCGTCGCGCTCATCGCCGGCGGACACGAGTTCGGGAAAGTCCACGGTGCCGCCCCCGATGACAACCTCGGACCGGACCCGGAAGAGGCCCCCGTCGAGATGCAAGGGATGGGCTGGGACAACGAGTTCGGCTCCGGCAAAGGTGACGACACGATTACCAGTGGGCTCGAGGGGCCATGGACCTCCTCGCCGATCACGTGGGATCACGAGTATCTCGATAACCTGTTCAGCTACGAGTGGGAACTCGACGAGAGCCCGGCCGGAGCGTATCAGTGGACGCCGGTCGACGAGGAGGCACAGGATGCGGCTCCCGCCGCTCACGACCCCGAGGGACGCCAGACGCCGATGATGCTCACGACGGACATCGCTCTCAAGGCGGATCCCGACTACCGCGAGATCGCGGAGCGATTCCACGAAAACCCCGAGGAACTCGAAGAGGCCTTCGCGAAGGCGTGGTTCAAACTGATCCACCGGGACATGGGCCCGTCCGAGCGGTTCCTCGGTCCGGAGGTCCCAGAAGAGGAGTTCCTGTGGCAAGACCCCATCCCCGATGTCGATCACGAGCTGATCGGCGACGAGGAGGTCGCCGAACTCAAATCGGAGATCCTCTCGTCGGAGCTGTCGGTCTCCCAGTTGGTCAAGACGGCCTGGGCGTCGGCGTCGACCTACCGCGACAGCGACAAGCGCGGCGGCGCGAACGGCGCCCGGCTTCGACTCGAACCCCAGCGGAGCTGGGACGTCAACGAGCCGGAGCAGCTGGCGACGGTGCTTTCGACCCTCGAAGACGTTCAAGCGGCGTTCAACGACTCTCGCTCGGACGACGTCCGTGTCTCGCTCGCCGACCTGATCGTGCTGGGCGGCTGTGCCGCCGTCGAGCAGGCGGCGCACGATGCCGGCTACGACGTGAGCGTCCCGTTCGAACCGGGTCGCACGGACGCCTCACAGGAGCAGACGGACGTCGAGTCCTTCGAGTGGCTCGAACCGGACGCAGACGGGTTCCGCAACTACTACACCGACAGTGACGCGCAGGATCGATCGGCCGAGGAGCTACTGGTGGACAAAGCCGACCTCCTGACGCTGACGGCGCCGGAGATGACGGCCTTGGTCGGCGGTATGCGCGCGCTGGGCGCGAACTACCAGGACACGGACCTCGGCGTCTTCACCGACGAACCGGAGACGCTGAACAACGACTTCTTCGAGACCGTCCTCGATATGCGCTACGAGTGGGAAGCAGCCTCGGACGACGAGGTGGTCTTCGAGTTGTGCGACCGCGAGACGGGCGAGGTCGAGTTCACGGCGAGCCGCGTCGATCTCCTCTTCGGTTCGAACTCCCGACTCCGGGCGATCGCGGAGGTCTACGGCGCCGAGGACGGCGAGGAGCAGTTCGTCGACGACTTCGTCGATGCGTGGAGCAAAGTGATGAGGCTCGATCGATTCGACCTCGAGTAA
- a CDS encoding DNA integrity scanning protein DisA nucleotide-binding domain protein, whose amino-acid sequence MNRTEALDIRYAEHERVQRLIETLRYHVEEISLDYDRTADPTARAPGMYLAVVVGPSIEAYADPMGDNRWPESGRDPLTAPGEFADAATEVAYSHDGAVVISVDGIVSRQLVRFRTVDGPSGDVYEPWMGARHMSALDISTRTDVLATLTLSQESGRVTVFDDGAFESDEWDELGKPWRAVDG is encoded by the coding sequence GAAGCTCTCGACATTCGATACGCCGAACACGAGCGCGTTCAACGGCTCATCGAGACGCTGCGGTATCACGTAGAGGAGATCTCGCTCGACTACGACCGCACCGCCGATCCGACTGCTCGCGCTCCGGGCATGTATCTCGCGGTCGTCGTCGGCCCCTCGATCGAGGCGTACGCGGATCCGATGGGCGACAATCGGTGGCCCGAATCGGGACGTGATCCGCTGACGGCCCCCGGCGAGTTCGCCGACGCGGCGACCGAGGTCGCGTACTCGCATGACGGTGCGGTCGTGATCTCTGTCGACGGGATCGTCTCCCGGCAGCTGGTTCGGTTCCGGACGGTCGACGGCCCGTCGGGGGACGTCTACGAGCCGTGGATGGGTGCCAGACATATGAGCGCGCTCGACATCTCGACGCGTACGGACGTGCTCGCCACGCTGACCCTGAGTCAGGAGTCCGGTCGGGTAACCGTGTTCGATGACGGCGCGTTCGAAAGCGACGAGTGGGACGAGCTCGGGAAACCGTGGCGGGCGGTGGACGGCTGA
- a CDS encoding proteasome assembly chaperone family protein, with product MPQNSFEISVPGDIDPGQTLLIGPSNLGMAGVTAADYLVRHLDSEKIGHITPEELPAITPFEDGEPRHHTRLYNLTEIDLTVLVGELFVPVWAARPFTNALIEWISTNRIEEIVLFHGVPFPHGPEEHAVFYVASEAYRETRLTETGLHPLRGGFLDGVAGELISKSIDGEIPPVGVYVTPTHPPGPDIDAAFRFFDAIEAIYGVEVDRTELEQQSEELKEYYANLAERMERLEEESGQSRSREYPEDRMYM from the coding sequence ATGCCACAGAATTCGTTCGAGATCTCCGTACCGGGGGATATCGATCCGGGACAGACACTTTTGATCGGCCCCTCGAACCTCGGGATGGCAGGAGTAACGGCCGCGGACTATCTCGTCCGCCATCTGGACTCCGAGAAGATCGGCCACATCACGCCCGAGGAATTGCCCGCGATCACCCCCTTCGAGGACGGGGAGCCGCGACACCACACGCGACTGTACAATCTCACCGAGATCGATCTCACCGTGTTGGTCGGCGAACTGTTCGTGCCGGTCTGGGCCGCGAGACCCTTTACCAACGCGCTCATTGAGTGGATCTCGACGAATCGAATCGAGGAGATCGTCCTCTTTCACGGCGTCCCGTTCCCACACGGACCCGAAGAACACGCGGTGTTCTACGTGGCGTCGGAGGCGTATCGCGAGACGCGACTCACGGAGACCGGCCTCCACCCGCTCAGAGGTGGCTTCCTCGACGGCGTCGCGGGCGAACTGATCTCGAAGAGCATCGACGGCGAGATCCCACCGGTCGGCGTGTACGTGACGCCGACGCATCCGCCGGGACCGGACATCGACGCCGCGTTCCGGTTCTTTGACGCTATCGAGGCGATCTACGGCGTCGAGGTCGACCGGACCGAACTGGAACAGCAGTCCGAGGAGCTCAAGGAGTACTACGCGAACCTCGCCGAGCGGATGGAGCGCCTCGAAGAGGAGAGTGGACAGTCGCGGAGTCGGGAGTATCCGGAAGATCGGATGTATATGTGA
- a CDS encoding homoserine kinase: MVTVRAPATSANLGSGFDVFGAALGRPADVVHVEKADRTTISVTGVGSQYIPEDPEKNTVGAVAEALDAPAHIEIDKGVRPASGLGSSAASAAAAAVGLNELYDRGLTREELVPIAAEGEAVVSGAAHADNVAPSIMGGFTVARADGVTAVDASIPLVTCLPEIVVSTRDARQVVPDGARMKEVVEVVGNAATLAVGMARDDPDLVGRGMNDSIVTPARAELITGYESVRTAAFDTGATGVTISGAGPAIIAACHEGDRRSIAIAMLDAFDSVGVDARAYQTRIGRGAEIF, translated from the coding sequence ATGGTTACGGTGCGGGCCCCCGCGACGAGCGCGAATCTGGGGAGTGGCTTCGATGTCTTCGGCGCGGCGCTGGGGCGACCGGCGGACGTCGTTCACGTCGAGAAGGCCGACCGGACGACAATCAGCGTCACCGGCGTCGGCAGCCAGTACATCCCCGAGGACCCCGAGAAGAACACCGTCGGCGCGGTCGCCGAGGCGCTGGACGCGCCCGCTCACATCGAGATCGACAAGGGCGTTCGCCCGGCGTCTGGTCTGGGCTCCTCGGCGGCCTCCGCTGCGGCGGCCGCCGTCGGTTTGAACGAACTCTACGATCGGGGCCTGACGCGCGAGGAACTCGTCCCGATCGCCGCGGAGGGCGAGGCGGTCGTCTCCGGGGCCGCCCACGCCGACAACGTCGCCCCCTCGATCATGGGCGGATTCACGGTCGCGCGCGCTGACGGGGTCACGGCGGTCGACGCCTCGATCCCTCTCGTCACCTGTCTCCCAGAGATCGTCGTCTCGACGCGGGACGCGCGGCAGGTCGTCCCCGACGGCGCGCGCATGAAGGAGGTCGTCGAGGTCGTCGGCAACGCCGCGACGCTCGCCGTCGGCATGGCGCGCGACGATCCCGACCTCGTCGGTCGCGGGATGAACGATTCGATCGTCACGCCGGCCCGCGCGGAGTTGATCACCGGCTACGAGTCGGTTCGAACCGCCGCGTTCGACACCGGGGCGACCGGCGTGACGATCTCTGGAGCCGGCCCCGCGATCATCGCTGCGTGTCACGAGGGCGATCGACGGTCCATCGCCATCGCGATGCTCGACGCATTCGATTCGGTCGGCGTCGATGCTCGCGCCTATCAGACGCGGATCGGCCGCGGTGCGGAGATCTTCTGA